In Physeter macrocephalus isolate SW-GA chromosome 2, ASM283717v5, whole genome shotgun sequence, a single window of DNA contains:
- the KLHL26 gene encoding kelch-like protein 26 isoform X2, with protein MCSCLPETGWFSAKHSMADKNGALKCTFSAPGHSTSLLQGLAALRAQGQLLDVVLTINRETFHAHKVVLAACSDYFRAMFTGGMRETSQDVIELKGVSARGLRHIIDFAYSAEVTLDLDCVQDVLGAAVFLQMLPVVELCEEFLKAAMSVETCLNIGHMATTFSLASLKESVDTFTFRHFLQIAEEEDFLHLPLERLVFFLKSNRLQSCAEIDLFRVAVRWLQHDPARRLRASHVLCHIRFPLMRSSDLVDSVQTLDIMVEDVLCRQYLLEAFNYQVLPFRQHEMQSPRTAVRSDVPSLVAFGGTPYTDSDRSVSSKVYQLPEPGARHFRELTEMEVGCSHTCVAVLDNFVYVAGGQHLQYRSGEGAVDSCYRYDPHLNRWLRLQAMQESRIQFQLNVLCGMVYATGGRNRAGSLASVERYCPRRNEWGYACSLKRRTWGHAGASSGGRLYISGGYGISVEDKKALHCYDPEADQWEFKAPMSEPRVLHAMVGAGGRIYALGGRMDHVDRCFDVLAVEYYVPETDQWTSVSPMRAGQSEAGCCLLDRKIYIVGGYNWRLNNVTGIVQVYNTETDEWERDLHFPESFAGIACAPVLLPRARTRR; from the exons ATGTGTTCCTGCCTCCCAGAGACAGGATGGTTTTCCGCTAAGCACAG CATGGCCGACAAGAACGGGGCCCTCAAGTGTACCTTCTCGGCCCCCGGCCACAGCACCAGCCTCCTGCAGGGCCTCGCCGCCCTCCGTGCCCAGGGCCAGCTCCTGGATGTCGTGCTCACCATCAACCGAGAGACCTTTCACGCGCACAAGGTGGTCCTGGCCGCCTGCAGCGACTACTTCAG GGCCATGTTCACGGGCGGCATGAGGGAGACGAGCCAGGACGTTATTGAGCTGAAGGGCGTGTCGGCCCGCGGCCTGCGGCACATCATCGACTTCGCCTACAGTGCTGAGGTGACGCTGGACCTGGACTGTGTGCAGGACGTGCTGGGTGCAGCCGTGTTCCTGCAAATGCTGCCCGTGGTGGAGCTGTGTGAGGAGTTCCTCAAGGCCGCCATGAGCGTGGAGACCTGCCTCAACATCGGCCACATGGCCACCACCTTCAGCCTGGCCTCGCTCAAGGAATCGGTGGACACCTTCACCTTCCGGCACTTCCTGCAGATTGCCGAGGAGGAGGACTTCCTGCACCTGCCACTGGAGCGCCTCGTCTTCTTCCTGAAGAGCAACCGGCTGCAGAGCTGTGCCGAGATTGACCTGTTCCGTGTGGCCGTCCGCTGGCTGCAGCACGACCCCGCCCGGCGGCTGCGCGCCAGCCACGTTCTCTGCCACATCCGCTTCCCGCTCATGCGGTCCTCAGACCTGGTGGACAGCGTGCAGACGCTGGACATCATGGTGGAGGACGTGCTGTGCCGCCAGTACCTGCTGGAGGCCTTCAACTACCAGGTGCTCCCCTTCCGGCAGCATGAGATGCAGTCGCCGCGCACCGCCGTGCGCTCGGACGTGCCCTCGCTGGTTGCCTTCGGCGGCACGCCCTACACGGACAGCGACCGCTCAGTCAGCAGCAAGGTGTACCAGCTGCCCGAGCCGGGGGCCCGCCACTTCCGTGAGCTGACGGAGATGGAGGTGGGCTGCAGCCACACGTGCGTGGCCGTGCTGGACAACTTCGTGTACGTGGCTGGGGGTCAGCACCTGCAGTACCGCAGTGGCGAGGGCGCCGTGGACTCCTGCTACCGCTACGACCCCCACCTGAACCGCTGGCTGCGCCTGCAGGCCATGCAGGAGAGCCGAATCCAGTTCCAGTTGAACGTGCTGTGCGGCATGGTATATGCCACGGGCGGTCGCAACCGGGCCGGCAGCCTGGCCTCAGTTGAGAGGTACTGCCCACGGCGCAACGAGTGGGGCTACGCCTGCTCACTGAAGCGCCGCACATGGGGCCACGCGGGTGCCTCGTCTGGGGGCCGCCTCTACATCTCGGGCGGCTACGGCATTTCGGTGGAGGACAAGAAGGCCCTGCACTGCTACGACCCCGAGGCCGACCAGTGGGAGTTCAAGGCTCCCATGAGCGAGCCCCGAGTGCTCCACGCCATGGTGGGTGCCGGCGGCCGCATCTACGCCCTCGGCGGCCGCATGGACCACGTTGACCGCTGCTTCGACGTGCTGGCCGTGGAGTACTACGTGCCCGAGACGGACCAGTGGACCAGTGTGAGCCCCATGCGGGCCGGACAGTCAGAGGCCGGCTGCTGCCTGCTGGACAGGAAGATCTACATCGTTGGGGGCTACAACTGGCGTCTCAACAACGTGACAGGCATCGTGCAGGTGTACAACACCGAGACGGACGAGTGGGAGCGTGACCTGCACTTCCCGGAGTCCTTTGCCGGCATCGCCTGTGCCCCTGTCCTGCTGCCCCGGGCCAGGACCAGGAGGTAG
- the KLHL26 gene encoding kelch-like protein 26 isoform X1 encodes MQPAVSWARVQSSCFLLQLWGCGRTAQRVPESMADKNGALKCTFSAPGHSTSLLQGLAALRAQGQLLDVVLTINRETFHAHKVVLAACSDYFRAMFTGGMRETSQDVIELKGVSARGLRHIIDFAYSAEVTLDLDCVQDVLGAAVFLQMLPVVELCEEFLKAAMSVETCLNIGHMATTFSLASLKESVDTFTFRHFLQIAEEEDFLHLPLERLVFFLKSNRLQSCAEIDLFRVAVRWLQHDPARRLRASHVLCHIRFPLMRSSDLVDSVQTLDIMVEDVLCRQYLLEAFNYQVLPFRQHEMQSPRTAVRSDVPSLVAFGGTPYTDSDRSVSSKVYQLPEPGARHFRELTEMEVGCSHTCVAVLDNFVYVAGGQHLQYRSGEGAVDSCYRYDPHLNRWLRLQAMQESRIQFQLNVLCGMVYATGGRNRAGSLASVERYCPRRNEWGYACSLKRRTWGHAGASSGGRLYISGGYGISVEDKKALHCYDPEADQWEFKAPMSEPRVLHAMVGAGGRIYALGGRMDHVDRCFDVLAVEYYVPETDQWTSVSPMRAGQSEAGCCLLDRKIYIVGGYNWRLNNVTGIVQVYNTETDEWERDLHFPESFAGIACAPVLLPRARTRR; translated from the exons ATGCAACCTGCTGTTTCctgggcccgggttcagtcctcCTGTTTCCTCTTACAGCTCTGGGGCTGCGGACGAACTGCTCAGCGTGTCCCTGAAAG CATGGCCGACAAGAACGGGGCCCTCAAGTGTACCTTCTCGGCCCCCGGCCACAGCACCAGCCTCCTGCAGGGCCTCGCCGCCCTCCGTGCCCAGGGCCAGCTCCTGGATGTCGTGCTCACCATCAACCGAGAGACCTTTCACGCGCACAAGGTGGTCCTGGCCGCCTGCAGCGACTACTTCAG GGCCATGTTCACGGGCGGCATGAGGGAGACGAGCCAGGACGTTATTGAGCTGAAGGGCGTGTCGGCCCGCGGCCTGCGGCACATCATCGACTTCGCCTACAGTGCTGAGGTGACGCTGGACCTGGACTGTGTGCAGGACGTGCTGGGTGCAGCCGTGTTCCTGCAAATGCTGCCCGTGGTGGAGCTGTGTGAGGAGTTCCTCAAGGCCGCCATGAGCGTGGAGACCTGCCTCAACATCGGCCACATGGCCACCACCTTCAGCCTGGCCTCGCTCAAGGAATCGGTGGACACCTTCACCTTCCGGCACTTCCTGCAGATTGCCGAGGAGGAGGACTTCCTGCACCTGCCACTGGAGCGCCTCGTCTTCTTCCTGAAGAGCAACCGGCTGCAGAGCTGTGCCGAGATTGACCTGTTCCGTGTGGCCGTCCGCTGGCTGCAGCACGACCCCGCCCGGCGGCTGCGCGCCAGCCACGTTCTCTGCCACATCCGCTTCCCGCTCATGCGGTCCTCAGACCTGGTGGACAGCGTGCAGACGCTGGACATCATGGTGGAGGACGTGCTGTGCCGCCAGTACCTGCTGGAGGCCTTCAACTACCAGGTGCTCCCCTTCCGGCAGCATGAGATGCAGTCGCCGCGCACCGCCGTGCGCTCGGACGTGCCCTCGCTGGTTGCCTTCGGCGGCACGCCCTACACGGACAGCGACCGCTCAGTCAGCAGCAAGGTGTACCAGCTGCCCGAGCCGGGGGCCCGCCACTTCCGTGAGCTGACGGAGATGGAGGTGGGCTGCAGCCACACGTGCGTGGCCGTGCTGGACAACTTCGTGTACGTGGCTGGGGGTCAGCACCTGCAGTACCGCAGTGGCGAGGGCGCCGTGGACTCCTGCTACCGCTACGACCCCCACCTGAACCGCTGGCTGCGCCTGCAGGCCATGCAGGAGAGCCGAATCCAGTTCCAGTTGAACGTGCTGTGCGGCATGGTATATGCCACGGGCGGTCGCAACCGGGCCGGCAGCCTGGCCTCAGTTGAGAGGTACTGCCCACGGCGCAACGAGTGGGGCTACGCCTGCTCACTGAAGCGCCGCACATGGGGCCACGCGGGTGCCTCGTCTGGGGGCCGCCTCTACATCTCGGGCGGCTACGGCATTTCGGTGGAGGACAAGAAGGCCCTGCACTGCTACGACCCCGAGGCCGACCAGTGGGAGTTCAAGGCTCCCATGAGCGAGCCCCGAGTGCTCCACGCCATGGTGGGTGCCGGCGGCCGCATCTACGCCCTCGGCGGCCGCATGGACCACGTTGACCGCTGCTTCGACGTGCTGGCCGTGGAGTACTACGTGCCCGAGACGGACCAGTGGACCAGTGTGAGCCCCATGCGGGCCGGACAGTCAGAGGCCGGCTGCTGCCTGCTGGACAGGAAGATCTACATCGTTGGGGGCTACAACTGGCGTCTCAACAACGTGACAGGCATCGTGCAGGTGTACAACACCGAGACGGACGAGTGGGAGCGTGACCTGCACTTCCCGGAGTCCTTTGCCGGCATCGCCTGTGCCCCTGTCCTGCTGCCCCGGGCCAGGACCAGGAGGTAG
- the KLHL26 gene encoding kelch-like protein 26 isoform X3: protein MADKNGALKCTFSAPGHSTSLLQGLAALRAQGQLLDVVLTINRETFHAHKVVLAACSDYFRAMFTGGMRETSQDVIELKGVSARGLRHIIDFAYSAEVTLDLDCVQDVLGAAVFLQMLPVVELCEEFLKAAMSVETCLNIGHMATTFSLASLKESVDTFTFRHFLQIAEEEDFLHLPLERLVFFLKSNRLQSCAEIDLFRVAVRWLQHDPARRLRASHVLCHIRFPLMRSSDLVDSVQTLDIMVEDVLCRQYLLEAFNYQVLPFRQHEMQSPRTAVRSDVPSLVAFGGTPYTDSDRSVSSKVYQLPEPGARHFRELTEMEVGCSHTCVAVLDNFVYVAGGQHLQYRSGEGAVDSCYRYDPHLNRWLRLQAMQESRIQFQLNVLCGMVYATGGRNRAGSLASVERYCPRRNEWGYACSLKRRTWGHAGASSGGRLYISGGYGISVEDKKALHCYDPEADQWEFKAPMSEPRVLHAMVGAGGRIYALGGRMDHVDRCFDVLAVEYYVPETDQWTSVSPMRAGQSEAGCCLLDRKIYIVGGYNWRLNNVTGIVQVYNTETDEWERDLHFPESFAGIACAPVLLPRARTRR from the exons ATGGCCGACAAGAACGGGGCCCTCAAGTGTACCTTCTCGGCCCCCGGCCACAGCACCAGCCTCCTGCAGGGCCTCGCCGCCCTCCGTGCCCAGGGCCAGCTCCTGGATGTCGTGCTCACCATCAACCGAGAGACCTTTCACGCGCACAAGGTGGTCCTGGCCGCCTGCAGCGACTACTTCAG GGCCATGTTCACGGGCGGCATGAGGGAGACGAGCCAGGACGTTATTGAGCTGAAGGGCGTGTCGGCCCGCGGCCTGCGGCACATCATCGACTTCGCCTACAGTGCTGAGGTGACGCTGGACCTGGACTGTGTGCAGGACGTGCTGGGTGCAGCCGTGTTCCTGCAAATGCTGCCCGTGGTGGAGCTGTGTGAGGAGTTCCTCAAGGCCGCCATGAGCGTGGAGACCTGCCTCAACATCGGCCACATGGCCACCACCTTCAGCCTGGCCTCGCTCAAGGAATCGGTGGACACCTTCACCTTCCGGCACTTCCTGCAGATTGCCGAGGAGGAGGACTTCCTGCACCTGCCACTGGAGCGCCTCGTCTTCTTCCTGAAGAGCAACCGGCTGCAGAGCTGTGCCGAGATTGACCTGTTCCGTGTGGCCGTCCGCTGGCTGCAGCACGACCCCGCCCGGCGGCTGCGCGCCAGCCACGTTCTCTGCCACATCCGCTTCCCGCTCATGCGGTCCTCAGACCTGGTGGACAGCGTGCAGACGCTGGACATCATGGTGGAGGACGTGCTGTGCCGCCAGTACCTGCTGGAGGCCTTCAACTACCAGGTGCTCCCCTTCCGGCAGCATGAGATGCAGTCGCCGCGCACCGCCGTGCGCTCGGACGTGCCCTCGCTGGTTGCCTTCGGCGGCACGCCCTACACGGACAGCGACCGCTCAGTCAGCAGCAAGGTGTACCAGCTGCCCGAGCCGGGGGCCCGCCACTTCCGTGAGCTGACGGAGATGGAGGTGGGCTGCAGCCACACGTGCGTGGCCGTGCTGGACAACTTCGTGTACGTGGCTGGGGGTCAGCACCTGCAGTACCGCAGTGGCGAGGGCGCCGTGGACTCCTGCTACCGCTACGACCCCCACCTGAACCGCTGGCTGCGCCTGCAGGCCATGCAGGAGAGCCGAATCCAGTTCCAGTTGAACGTGCTGTGCGGCATGGTATATGCCACGGGCGGTCGCAACCGGGCCGGCAGCCTGGCCTCAGTTGAGAGGTACTGCCCACGGCGCAACGAGTGGGGCTACGCCTGCTCACTGAAGCGCCGCACATGGGGCCACGCGGGTGCCTCGTCTGGGGGCCGCCTCTACATCTCGGGCGGCTACGGCATTTCGGTGGAGGACAAGAAGGCCCTGCACTGCTACGACCCCGAGGCCGACCAGTGGGAGTTCAAGGCTCCCATGAGCGAGCCCCGAGTGCTCCACGCCATGGTGGGTGCCGGCGGCCGCATCTACGCCCTCGGCGGCCGCATGGACCACGTTGACCGCTGCTTCGACGTGCTGGCCGTGGAGTACTACGTGCCCGAGACGGACCAGTGGACCAGTGTGAGCCCCATGCGGGCCGGACAGTCAGAGGCCGGCTGCTGCCTGCTGGACAGGAAGATCTACATCGTTGGGGGCTACAACTGGCGTCTCAACAACGTGACAGGCATCGTGCAGGTGTACAACACCGAGACGGACGAGTGGGAGCGTGACCTGCACTTCCCGGAGTCCTTTGCCGGCATCGCCTGTGCCCCTGTCCTGCTGCCCCGGGCCAGGACCAGGAGGTAG